GTGCCGCGGCCCGACGGCGGCGTGGAGCTCTACCTCGCCTCCACCGACCCGCACACCGACCGCGACCGGGCCGCCGCCTGCTACGGCCTCGAGCCCGAGCGCGTCAAGGTCGTCGTCACCGGCGTGCCCGGCGCCACCGCCGACCGCGAGGACCAGGGCTTCCAACTCCCGCTCGGACTACTGGCGCTGAAGACCGGCTGCCCGGTGAAACTGACGGCCACGCGCGAGGAGTCCTTCCTCGGCCACACCCACCGGCACCCGACCCTCCTGAGGTACCGCCATCACGCGGACGCCGAGGGCAGGCTGGTCAAGGTCGAGGCGCAGATCCTGCTGGACGCGGGCGCCTACGCCGACACCTCCGCCGAGGCCCTGGCCGCCGCCGTCGGCTTCGCCTGCGGCCCGTACGTCGTCCCGAACGCCTTCATCGAGGGCTGGGCCGTACGCACCAACAACCCGCCCTCCGGCCATGTGCGCGGCGAGGGCGCCATGCAGGTCTGTGCCGCCTACGAGGCGCAGATGGACAAGCTCGCCAAGAAGCTCGGCGTCGACCCGGCGGAGCTGCGCCTGCGCAACGCGCTGGCCACCGGCGACGTCCTGCCGACGGGCCAGACGGTGACCTGCCCGGCCCCCGTGGCGGAGCTCTTGCAGGCCGTACGGGACTACCCGCTGCCGGCCCTGCCCAAGGACACCCCCGAGGACGAGTGGCTGCTGCCCGGCGGCCCCGAGGGCGCGGGCGAACCGGGTGCCGTGCGCCGGGGCGTCGGCTACGGCCTGGGCATGGTGCACATGCTCGGCGCCGAGGGCGCTGACGAGGTCTCCACGGCGACCGTGAAGGTCCACGACGGCGTGGCGACGGTGCTCTGCGCGGCCGTCGAGACCGGCCAGGGCTTCACGACGCTGGCCCGGCAGATCGTCCAGGACACGCTGGGCATCGACGAGGTGCACGTGGCACCCGTGGACACCGACCAGCCCCCGGCGGGCGCCGGTTGCCGCGGCCGGCACACCTGGGTGTCGGGCGGCGCGGTGGAGCGCGCGGCCAAGATGGTCCGTACACAGCTGCTCCAGCCTCTGGCGCACAAGTTCGGCATGTCCACCGAGCTGCTCCAGATCACCGACGGCAAGATCACGTCGTACGACGGCGTCCTGTCGACCACCGTCACCGAGGCGATGGACGGCAAGGAGCTGTGGGCGACGGCCCAGTGCCGGCCGCACCCGACCGAACCGCTGAACGACGCCGGCCAGGGCGACGCCTTCGTGGGCATGTCCTTCTGCGCGATCCGCGCGGTGGTCGACGTCGACATCGAGCTGGGCTCGGTGCGCGTGGTCGAGCTGGCGCTCGCCCAGGACGTCGGACGGGTGCTGAACCCGGCGCAGCTGGAGGCGCGCATCGAGGCGGGCGTGACGCAGGGCGTGGGCATAGCGCTCACGGAGAACCTGCGCTCGGCTCGCGGCCTGATCCGGCACCCGGATCTGACGGGCTACTCCCTGCCGACGGCACTGGACGCCCCCGACATCCGGATCGTGAAGCTGGTCGAGGAGCGGGACGTGGTCGCGCCCTTCGGCGCGAAGGCGGTCAGCGCGGTGCCGGTGGTGACGTCGCCGGCGGCCATCGCGTCGGCGGTGCGCGCGGCGACGGGCCGTCCCGTGAACCGGCTGCCGATCCGGCCGCAGGCCGCGGTGGTCAACGCGCAGTGAGCCGGCCGGTCGGCCGACCCGTCCGACCGGAAGGGCCGCCGGACGTTCCCGATGTGCCGGATTCCCGGTTTGTCCCGCTCGTGGGCCGAGCTCGTGGGAGCGATTCCAGCGAAGAGGGAACGTTCCGGGGTGCGTCTGGCGTCTACTGATGTGAAGCGCTGTCAGTGGGTGTGCTGATCCCGAGGCGTTGTCAGTGGTGGCGCGTAGTGTTCTGGGCAGTGGGGACGGCGGCCGGGTCCGACGGGCCGGTCGGCAGGCCGTGTCGTGCCCGGGGTGGCGAGAAAGCGCATGCGGGGGAGCCATGAGCACGACGACCACGACTCACGTCGCCGACACGGCGATCGTCCTGACCGAGGCCGAGCTGGATCCGTACGTCACGCACGCGTCGACGCGACGCTGGCTGACCGGGCCCGGACTGCCCGGCGACAGCGGTGTGCTGACCTTCGTCGAGCTCGGCCGTGACGGTCTGCGGACGGTCGCGGACTCGACGGGCGACCCCGAGGACCGGCTGGCGGCCGGGCTCAGGGACCAGCTGGTGATAGGAGGGCTGCTCGGCCCCGGCGGCCTGGAGACGGAGTCCGTCCTGCTGGACGGCATCACGGGGGAGATCTCGACGACGCACTTCCTGCACGACCGCCCGGACCTGATGGACCGTCGCCCCCTGGCGCCGTCCCTGCGGACCCTGGTGCGCTTCGCGGAGGCCACGGACGAACTGGCGGGCCTGCGCGGCCAGTTCGCCTCCTACGTCGGCCGGTACGGCCCCAAGGCGGTGACGGAGGCCTCCCGGCATCTGCTGGCGGTGTTCGAGGAGGGCACGGGCGGCGAACCCGCGCCGTTCTGGAGGATGGCCGCGCTGATCCGGCCGTTGGCGCTCGTCGCCGGCCGGGCCGGGGTGTCGGGGCTCGCCCTGGACCTGCCGGCGCGGCTGCTGGACGAGGAGTTCGGCCGGCGCCAGGTGGTGCGCTTCGAGGACGTCGACTTCCCCGGCACGCTCACCCACGAGCCGACGCGCCGCTTCCTGCGCGAAGTGGGCCTGCCCGAGGACGCCTTCCTGTTCTCCCTCGACCCGGACGTCTCCCTGCCGACGCTGGCCGAGTACTACGCCGACGTGGACCCCGAGGCCGAACTCCCGGCCCGCGCCGATCACTTGATCCGCCTCGGCCATCTCGTGGACGACAACAGCCTGGTCGTCGACGGCGAGTCGGGTGCGGTGCTGAACTGGAGCGAGTCCGAGGCGAGACTGTTCCCGCTGAACACGGACGTCTCGACGCTCGCCTTCACCCTCTGGCTGCTGCACCGCGAGCAGGCGATGGACGCGGAGTCCGGACACGCGCTCACCAGCGACGCCTACGACCAGCTGGCCATGACCATGCTCCAGGTCCTCTCGACGGTCGACCCGACCGGCACCAGGGCGGGCAGGGACGGCCGGCACTACTGGACCGAGGTGTTCCAGGACGAGGCGAGCGGGGTGCTCGAATCGGTCGGCGGGCCGCGCCAGCCGGCACGGACGGCGTGACCGCGAACGCCTGACGCCGACATCCGGCCGGGAGCTGCCCGGCCCGATGTCGGCGTCAGGGAAGAGATCCTCAGACCGCCCCGGCGGTCAGGAGGACTTGGCGGCGCTCGCGCGGCGCCGGCGCACGGCCAGGATCAGGCCGCCGCCGAGGGCCGCCGCGGCGGCCGCGGTGCCGGCGATCAGCGGGGTGCCGTCGGAGCCGGTGCTCGCCAGGTTGCCGTCGACGGAGCCGGTGGAGGAGCCGCCCGTGGAGGTGCCGGCCGACGTGGAGCCGGTGGAACCCGTACCGCCGGTGGACTGGCCCTCGGGGTCGTTGCCGTCGCCGCCCGTGGTGGCGCCGCCGTCCGTGGAGCCGCCGTCGGAGGAACCGCCCGAGGTGGCGGGGCCGGGCTCGTAGTCGGTGGGTATGGCGACCCGGATCGGGGCCTTGTCGTTGGCGGGGTTCTTGTCGAACTCCGGGTGGATGTCGTAGACGGAGGTCGCCTTCACCTCGCCGGTGGTGGTCTTCGCGTCCTTGTCGATGTCCAGCATGAAGGTGAAGGACACGGCCTCGCCGACATCGATGGTGTGGTCGTCGGGCCAGCAGACGTACGTGGACTTGCCCGGCGTGCCACCCGGAGCGGACGGACCGTCGATGCCGAACGGCGCGCATTCCTTGGGCACTTCACTGGCGACGGTGTCCTTCGGGATCTTC
The DNA window shown above is from Streptomyces chartreusis and carries:
- a CDS encoding xanthine dehydrogenase family protein molybdopterin-binding subunit, encoding MSNEAATATTAAEAAPAPEPIPHGLGASLQPADARAKTEGTFPYAADLWAEGLLWAAVLRSPHPHARIKSIDTAHAREMPGVRAVVTHEDVPGSPLLGRGKADRPVFASEVVRHHGEPIAAVAADHPDTARLAAAAVIVEYEVLDPVTDPEQAFEAEPLHPDGNLIRHIPLRHGDPDAAGDIVVEGLYRIGRQDPAPIGAEAGLAVPRPDGGVELYLASTDPHTDRDRAAACYGLEPERVKVVVTGVPGATADREDQGFQLPLGLLALKTGCPVKLTATREESFLGHTHRHPTLLRYRHHADAEGRLVKVEAQILLDAGAYADTSAEALAAAVGFACGPYVVPNAFIEGWAVRTNNPPSGHVRGEGAMQVCAAYEAQMDKLAKKLGVDPAELRLRNALATGDVLPTGQTVTCPAPVAELLQAVRDYPLPALPKDTPEDEWLLPGGPEGAGEPGAVRRGVGYGLGMVHMLGAEGADEVSTATVKVHDGVATVLCAAVETGQGFTTLARQIVQDTLGIDEVHVAPVDTDQPPAGAGCRGRHTWVSGGAVERAAKMVRTQLLQPLAHKFGMSTELLQITDGKITSYDGVLSTTVTEAMDGKELWATAQCRPHPTEPLNDAGQGDAFVGMSFCAIRAVVDVDIELGSVRVVELALAQDVGRVLNPAQLEARIEAGVTQGVGIALTENLRSARGLIRHPDLTGYSLPTALDAPDIRIVKLVEERDVVAPFGAKAVSAVPVVTSPAAIASAVRAATGRPVNRLPIRPQAAVVNAQ
- a CDS encoding SUKH-4 family immunity protein, giving the protein MSTTTTTHVADTAIVLTEAELDPYVTHASTRRWLTGPGLPGDSGVLTFVELGRDGLRTVADSTGDPEDRLAAGLRDQLVIGGLLGPGGLETESVLLDGITGEISTTHFLHDRPDLMDRRPLAPSLRTLVRFAEATDELAGLRGQFASYVGRYGPKAVTEASRHLLAVFEEGTGGEPAPFWRMAALIRPLALVAGRAGVSGLALDLPARLLDEEFGRRQVVRFEDVDFPGTLTHEPTRRFLREVGLPEDAFLFSLDPDVSLPTLAEYYADVDPEAELPARADHLIRLGHLVDDNSLVVDGESGAVLNWSESEARLFPLNTDVSTLAFTLWLLHREQAMDAESGHALTSDAYDQLAMTMLQVLSTVDPTGTRAGRDGRHYWTEVFQDEASGVLESVGGPRQPARTA